The Candidatus Phaeomarinobacter ectocarpi genome includes a region encoding these proteins:
- a CDS encoding glycerol-3-phosphate dehydrogenase/oxidase, translated as MQRDLERMAATRHDLLIIGGGITGACVARDAALRGLSVALVEKKDFSSATSSGSSKLVHGGLRYLANFELSLVRESLRERRTWEAIAPHMVTPVPFLVPLYGMASTIQLKIGLTLYDMLSYDRNRLDDPDKHMPRHKRLSREEALKHAPYLKKEGLTGAMIYYDCQTYAPERVGVECIGDAADNGAHIANYAQVDEILTEVDGAKRKVTGARVTDLLDGSSHEIKADLTINATGPWGDIVMALAEKGGKPSRGLIRSKGIHLITRKLTDNMALAVLPKGGGHFFVIPWRDHTIIGTTDTVFNGKPDELGVSEKDIGDFIEIINTGLPGLNLTRDDVEHFYAGLRPLVDTNPNDEEKDSYSASRAAEIFDHGTEGLDGLLSALGGKWTTSRHLAEEVTDMAYEKLGKAPARCTTAQTPVQGGEITRYSEFEAAALSRLPNMPQDVVRNLARNYGSRLDDVVDVAEHEGKPELLEPLSNISPTIGAQVLYSIRTEMARSLDDILQRRTGLGTLGHPGHDTLRRIADIAGDELGWDPGEKERQIAEAELRFATRDDAA; from the coding sequence ATGCAGCGCGACCTGGAACGCATGGCGGCCACCCGCCACGACCTTCTCATCATCGGCGGCGGCATCACCGGTGCCTGCGTGGCCCGTGACGCGGCCCTGCGCGGCCTGTCCGTCGCGCTGGTCGAGAAGAAGGACTTTTCCTCTGCCACGAGTTCCGGCTCCTCCAAGCTGGTGCATGGCGGCCTGCGCTACCTCGCCAATTTCGAATTGAGCCTTGTGCGTGAAAGCCTGCGCGAGCGCCGCACCTGGGAGGCTATCGCGCCCCATATGGTGACGCCGGTGCCGTTCCTCGTACCGCTCTACGGCATGGCCTCCACCATCCAGCTCAAGATCGGCCTGACCCTCTATGACATGCTGTCCTATGACCGCAATCGGCTGGACGATCCCGACAAGCACATGCCGCGCCACAAGCGCCTCTCCCGTGAAGAAGCGCTGAAGCACGCCCCCTACCTCAAGAAGGAAGGGCTGACCGGCGCCATGATCTATTACGATTGCCAGACCTATGCCCCCGAGCGGGTCGGCGTGGAATGCATCGGTGATGCCGCCGACAATGGCGCCCACATCGCCAATTATGCGCAGGTCGATGAAATCCTCACCGAAGTTGATGGCGCCAAACGCAAGGTCACTGGTGCCCGCGTCACAGACCTGCTGGATGGCAGCAGCCACGAAATCAAGGCGGACCTCACCATCAACGCCACCGGCCCGTGGGGCGACATCGTGATGGCGCTGGCAGAAAAAGGCGGCAAGCCGTCGCGCGGTCTCATCCGCTCCAAAGGCATCCACCTCATTACCCGCAAGCTGACCGACAACATGGCGCTGGCTGTACTGCCCAAGGGCGGCGGGCACTTCTTCGTCATTCCCTGGCGCGACCACACCATCATCGGCACCACCGACACGGTGTTTAACGGCAAGCCGGATGAGCTGGGCGTCAGTGAAAAGGACATCGGCGACTTCATCGAGATCATTAATACGGGCCTTCCCGGCCTGAATCTGACCCGCGATGACGTGGAACATTTCTACGCGGGCCTGCGCCCGCTGGTAGACACCAATCCGAACGATGAAGAAAAAGACAGCTACAGCGCCTCACGCGCCGCTGAAATCTTCGATCACGGCACCGAAGGTCTGGACGGCCTGCTGTCGGCCCTTGGCGGCAAATGGACTACCTCCCGGCATCTGGCCGAAGAAGTGACGGACATGGCCTACGAAAAACTCGGCAAGGCCCCCGCCAGATGCACGACCGCCCAGACGCCCGTGCAGGGTGGGGAAATTACCCGCTACAGCGAGTTTGAAGCAGCTGCCCTCTCCCGCCTGCCCAACATGCCTCAGGATGTCGTGCGCAATCTCGCCCGCAACTATGGCAGCCGACTGGACGATGTGGTGGATGTGGCCGAGCACGAGGGCAAGCCGGAGCTGCTGGAGCCCCTGTCCAACATCTCGCCGACCATCGGCGCGCAGGTGCTGTATTCCATCCGCACCGAGATGGCGCGCTCCTTGGACGATATTCTCCAGCGCCGCACAGGCCTTGGCACATTGGGCCATCCCGGCCACGATACGCTGAGACGAATCGCTGACATTGCCGGCGATGAACTGGGATGGGATCCGGGTGAAAAAGAACGCCAGATTGCCGAAGCGGAACTGCGCTTCGCCACACGCGACGACGCCGCCTAG
- a CDS encoding 2-hydroxychromene-2-carboxylate isomerase: MAADLSFDLFWSFRSPYSYLATPRLKKVVEDHNVTVNVRPVYPIAVRIPGFFKTVNPQWPPYLLMDTARIAEMEELPYAWPKPDPIVMDIASGEVPEDQPYIQRLTRLGVAAAEAGHGIDFLYEISSIIFGGVQGWNEGDHLAKAADRAGLDLAELDTRIEADPEHFEKVIEDNEAAQKASGHWGVPLMVFNGEPFFGQDRIDMLVWRMSQHGLVHNDKDKKEA; the protein is encoded by the coding sequence ATGGCTGCTGACCTCTCCTTCGACCTCTTCTGGTCGTTTCGCTCGCCCTACTCCTATCTGGCGACACCGCGCCTGAAAAAGGTCGTCGAGGATCACAACGTCACCGTCAATGTACGTCCGGTCTATCCCATTGCGGTGCGTATTCCCGGCTTCTTCAAGACCGTGAACCCGCAATGGCCGCCCTATCTGCTGATGGACACCGCCCGCATCGCGGAAATGGAAGAACTGCCTTACGCCTGGCCCAAGCCGGACCCCATCGTCATGGACATCGCATCCGGCGAAGTGCCCGAAGACCAGCCCTACATCCAGCGGCTGACGCGTCTGGGCGTCGCCGCTGCGGAAGCCGGTCACGGCATCGATTTCCTTTACGAAATCAGCTCCATCATCTTTGGCGGTGTCCAGGGCTGGAACGAGGGCGACCATCTGGCCAAGGCCGCGGACCGCGCCGGGCTTGATCTCGCTGAACTCGACACCCGCATTGAAGCGGACCCGGAACACTTTGAAAAAGTGATCGAAGACAACGAAGCCGCCCAGAAGGCGTCGGGCCACTGGGGCGTGCCCCTTATGGTATTCAACGGCGAGCCGTTCTTTGGGCAGGACCGCATCGACATGCTTGTCTGGCGCATGTCGCAGCACGGTCTCGTCCACAACGACAAAGACAAAAAAGAGGCTTAG